The DNA window GGCTATGATTTTACCTTCGTCCTTACTCTGAGCAGGTGCTGCTTCTGCAGCTATTGGGAGTAAGATTCCGCTTCTGTCTCCGATTATTGCCAGTCCATTGACCATTCCTACTTTGCTCCCATCTGATTCGAAGACACTGTAGGTTTTTCTCTGGTCTATGTACCTGTCTGCTATCTGTTGCTCCAATGTTCTTGCAAGTTTTTTAGCGGTTAGTACGTGATCTATGGTTACTGCTGGTGCTGATTCTTCCTTGGCTATGTCTCCTGCGGCCCTTACAAGTCCTCCAAGGTCCCTTAGTCTCAGGGTTAGTTCGTCTTTTTTACCGGATCTTCGCTGTGCTTCGTGGATAATTTCTTGTACTGCTTCGCTTGAGAAGTGTGGTATTCTTCCGTCTTTTTTAACTTCTTGTGCAACGAATTGGACGAGTTTTTCCCTGTTTTCCGGGCTGTCCTTCATGGAATCCTTCATGAAAACTTCGTAACCGTAACCCCTTATTCTTGACCTGAGTGCTATGTGCATTCCTTCAAGTACCTGCAGGTTTCCTGATGCTACCAGTACAAAGTCACATGGTACTTCGTCTGTGCTTACCATTGCTCCACTGCTTGATTCGCTTTGACCGGTTATGGAGTATTTCTTTTCCTGCATTGCTGTTAAGAGTTCCTGCTGGGTTTTCATCTTCATGGTTCCGATTTCGTCGATGTAGAGAACTCCCTTGTTGGCCTTGTGGATCATTCCAGGTTCTACACGGTCGTGTGCTGGTGTTCCAAGTCCACCGGACTGGTATGGGTCGTGGCGTACATCTCCGAGTAGGGCTCCTGCATGTGATCCTGTTCCGTCTACAAATGGTGCCATGTTCTTGCCTTCGTTGTTTACAAGGAGTTTTGGTACCAGCATATTATTTTTAGGTCTCATCTGCATGATGATAAGGAGAACTATTCCTGCTGCTATGATGGCTGCTAGGTACTGGGTTGTGAGTACTCCGGCTATTAGAATTCCACCAATTACCAGCATCATGAGCAGATTTCTCTTTTCATCCTTGGATTTGGCCTTGATTCTGTAGGTGTTTACCACCTTCTTACCTTCACCTGCTGGAAGTGCACCTATGAGTGGGTTGTTGTTGTCTTCCATGTTTGGGTAGACCAGTATGTCTTGAAGTTCTTCAGGCGGCAGTAGTTCGGCCATTCCCTTAGCTAGCATGGATTTACCAATACCTGGTTCTCCTATTAACAGCACGTTTCTTCTTTGTTTTGCAGCTTTTATTACGGTTTCAACTGCTTCTTCCTGACCTATGATCTGATCTATTATCATGTCAGGTACTTTTATATCGTCAGTTGATTTGTAAGTCTGGACATCCTCTTTTTTCTCCAGATCTATCTTTTCTTCAACTGGAACTGTTGGATTTGTCATGATACTGAATCCTCCGAATTTTATAAAATTGTTTTAACAATCCTTTGAATGTATAAATTTTTTTTGTAAAATTTTAAATAAATTTCAATAATTTTTAGCTAAATTTCCTATTGGAGCTTTAAATATTCGTTTACCTGGTTTACCACGTCTTCGTTTACCTTTGCTACTAGGTACCTGCCTTTTTTTTCTGTGTAGATCAATTCGGCGCTGGATAGTTCTTTGAGATGGTGTGAAATTGTTGGTGCTCCAATGTTTAAGGATTTGGTTATGTCACTTATTAAACATCCCCCACATGTTTTGTAGCTTGTTTCATGTTGTTTAACTATTTGTAGATATAGTTCTAACCTGTTGGGGTTTGAAAGGGCTTTAAATATTTTTGCCATTTTTTTGGTCTCCATTGAACACCCCACATTTAACATAGATTTTCATTTCGATAAATATCGAAGTGATGATAAACTATTGTATCTTAACTATATAAATGTTCTTTTTTTTGTCAGGTATCAACAGAATTAAATTTATATAAAATATTAAAATAAAAATTGTTATAATTTGTAATAACTATGGTTTACTTTGATCCTATATAAACATTGCGGCCCACAGCATATTTTAAACCACATGTTACACCTTAAACAACTGAATATGGATTTAAAAATGAAACCTACAAATGCTTGGTTTAGAGATTTAAAAGTTTTCAAGCATAGGTTTCCCTGTTTTTTTTAACAGAATTTTGGTAGGTTTTCAAGATTGTCAGGGGCTGATTCATCCCTTTCTGTTGTGATGTAGCTGTTACACCGATAGTCATGATTTTAATCCTGGCCCCTGACACCCATCTCCCTTATATTTACCATAGTGTTTATGTTGTAACCCTTATCTATGGTGTCAATAACCTGCTGTACTGTCCAGGTTTGATCTACTCCATAGGCCAGTTCACTGTCCCTGTAGATCGTGCTGCTGTTTATATGGTTATCTTAGATACAAACTTCAGGTACATTTTTCTCTTTTTAATCCAAAACTTGCGAATATAATGCAGATTTTTCAAGTAGCATGGAATACTTTTCAGATAAATTTATTGAATCCTTCAATCAGCTCAATAAATATTTTTATTAACATTATAAAATTAAAAAGATACTTAATTTTACTGTAAATAGTTGCAAATAATTGTTTTTTTCCAATATTCAAGAAATAATACATTAATTATGTTATAAAACCTAGTTCATTGTGCCAAAAATCACATTAATCCTTGAAAAACTTATATTAACGTGAATGAATTATTTATGTTGGGGTATGTTACATACCATAGTTAATAGAATTTTTACATTTTAATAAATTAAAAGGATTAAAGCACTTAAAATTCTTTGAATAAATTTTTTATTAGCCCCCTTTTATGGATATTATATGGATGTTCAAATTTCTTATCTCCATTTTTATCCATCTGATTAAATGGTCAGTGATGTGTTTTAAATAACTTAGAACCAGCATAAAGGAGGTGAAAAAGAAACTTGACTAACAAATTAAACTTATTCTTCAAAAGAAAAGCAATATTACTTCCACTACTACTTTTAAGTCTGGGCCTGATATTTAATGTCAGCGTTACAGATGTTTCAGCAACTCCTGTGAACACCATCTACGTTAATGGTTCAGGTGGAAGCGATGCATCTGATGGTTCTACTTGGCTTTTAGCTAAAAAAACTATTAATAATGCAACAGGAACAGCAAAATCTAATGGAAGAGTTCAAATAGCCAGAGGGACCTATAATGAAAGTAATATCCAGATAAACAGGAATATGACCATCATAGGTGAAAATCAGCTGAATACTATCGTAGACGGACAACAATCTGGAAATTCAATATTCACAGTTGCAACTGATGTAAAACTCACCATCATAAATCTAACACTTACAAACGGAACATCAAGATCTGGCGGTGCAATCGAGAATACCGGTACATTGGCTGTTTATAACACTACTTTCACTGGCAACTCTGAAACTTATGGCCAGGGAGGAGCTATTGACAATTCAAAGGGTTCTAATTTGACAGTTGATAACTGTAACTTTATAAACAACACTGCATCAGATAATGGTGGGGGTGCTATCTCTAATTTTGGCACTGCGACTATTAGTAACAGTAATTTCACAAATAACAGTGCTACCAGTTCTTATGGTGGTTCTAATCTAGGTGGTGCCATAGAAAACATGTATGGTGCTACTTTAAACTTGGATAACTGTACCTTCACAAACAACATTGCAAATAGTGATTTTGGTGGGGCCAATCATGGCGGAGCTATCTTCAACGGCGGTTTTTTGAATATGGTTAACTGTACCTTCACAAACAACACCACAACAGGTGGTGGTGGTGCCATATACAATAATTACGACGCTACTATAACTTCTGATTACAGTACCTTCGCTGATAACAGATCATCCTATGGAGGTGCTGTATCCAATAATCGAGGTACTTTAAACTTGGATAACTGTACCTTCACTCATAACATTTCAAATTATGGAGGTGCTATATCCAATTATCAAGGTACTTTAAACTTGGATAACTGTACCTTCACAAACAACGTTGTATATGATACAGCTGGTGGTGGTGCTATCTACAATTCTGGTGGTGGTGTAACTGTTGATAACAGTAAATTCACAGGTAACAGTGCCTCTGGTTATCTTGCAGGTGGAGGTGCTATCTATACTGAGAATGGTGCTTTGAATGTTGACAACAGTACCTTCACAAATAACACTGCATCATTTTGGGGTGGTGCGATAGACAATGCAGGCACCTTAATTGTTAAAAACAGTACCTTCACAAATAACAATGTGGTTACAAGAGGTGGTGCTATCTTCAATACTGGTACTGCTACTGTTAATTTCAATAGAATCTATGGAAACAAAGCAGGTACTGGTAATGCTATTTACAATTCCGATGGAACATTTGATGCAAGGTATAACTGGTGGGGTTCCAATACAAATCCCTCAGCCAATATAAGCGGCTCAAATGTATCATACAATCCATGGATTGTATTAACAGTGACTCCAAACCCTGCAACCATTAAAATCGACGGTAAATCTAATATTAATGCTGATTTACTCCATGATTCTAACGGTGTTTATCATGACCCTGGAAAGGGACATGTTCCAGATGGATTAACAGTTTACTTCAGTAGTGATTCAAATGGAACTGTAAGCCCAGTATCTTCCATCACTACAAATGGAAAAGCAAACACAACATTTACTGGATTTAATAAAGGGATATCAAAAATATCAGCAACTGTAGATAGCGAAACTGTGATTAAAAGTGTAACAATCAAAACAACTACGAAGGTTAATGTTGAGCCAGTTAGTGGTTTGAAGGGTGATAGTGTTAATTTAACTGCCAGATTAACAGACAATCACAACGACCCAGTTAAGGGTGCTCATATACAGTTCAGTATTAATGGTACTTTTTTAGGCACAGTTAAAACTAACAATAATGGAATAGCAACACTCAAATACGTCATAACAGAAAACAAAGGCACATATCCCATATTCGCAGAGTATGGTGGAAACAGTACATATATTGGAACCAACAACACCAACCAGTTAAAAGTAAATACAACGCCAGTGAATCCTGTGTATGATCTCTACTTAAGGATTACATCATCCAACAATCATCCAAAAGTTGGAGAACTATTCACACTCACATATAAACTTAGTAACAATGGACCAGACTATGTAAACAACGTTACAGTAAAAATCCCAATACCAGTAGGATTTAATGTATCAAATATTACTGGAGATGGTAACTGGACTTACAACACTAAAAACAGCACCATAACATGGACCTTAACAAACGTGCCAGTAGGTGATCCTTACCTGTATATCACAGGAAAAACAGTAAAAGCAGGACAATATATATTCGGTTCCTCATTATCCTCAGAAACCCTCAAATTAAACAGTGCAACTCTAAACTCGACATCAACAACAAACAAAACAGATAGAACATCAACAAACACAATAGCCATGCAGCACACTGGTGTTCCGATAGCAGGACTCCTATTGGCAATTTTAATGGTCATTGGGGGATATATAATACCTAGACTAAAAAAATAGCCCAGAAATATTAATTTTTTTCCCAAATTTTTTTTTAAATTCAATGCAAAATAGTATTTATGGATTGAAAACCTTAGATATTGAAAAGTATGACTCATTACACCAAGGAATATAATATTTAATGTTCACACTTAAACCAAATAATTTCTTACGCTTTTATTTTTTTTATATTTATTCTCCAATCAAGTTCTACTAACCGTTACATCCATCTGTAGGAAATTTAATATGCGATCTGAATAAAAAAACAAAAAAATATTATGGAAAACTCATAGTTTTTATTGATTAACACTCGCATTAGAATTTTGGTAAGTTTTCAAGATTGTCAGGGGCAGATTCATCCCTTTCTGTTGTGATGTAGCTGGTTCCACCAATGGTCATGATTTTAACCCTGGCACCTGACACCCATCTACCCTTCACATTTACTATGGTGTTTATGTTGTAACCCTTATTTATGGTGTCAATAACCTGCTGTACTGTCCAGGTTTGATCCAGTCCATAGGCCAGTTCACTGTCCCTGTACAATCTAACGCTGTGAATATGACCATCCTTTATACACACTTCAGAAATCCAGTAGTTGATTCTATCTATTTCCATTTACACATTCCTCCATGATCTATGCTATTTCCATGCTATTAAAGCAATCGATCAACCCATATATTTCTAGAAAAATGCAACCCAAAAAAAAGAAAAGAAAACTCAATAAGAAAAAAGATGAAATATTAGGTTTTAGACTTTATATAACTACCAATGATACTCCCAATTGCACATATGATTCCAAATATAACACCTGCCACTATTCCAAACATAAGTGTTCCCCCAATAGACATGATAACTATAGATGTACTCATATGAGGAGTGCTTGTTAACATGGTCATGATTGATACGAATAAAATGAAAATTATACTCCCAATAAATCCTACAACCATTCCATTGATGGCAACATCTTTAGTGTCACCACTTGTTAAGTAGCCCACAATTATTCCAGTTATTAAAAAACTAGCAAATATGAAATATAGTCCACCCATAAAAATTTTTGTGAAGCCCAAAGTTATAATAAACGCTAGTACTATTCCCAAAATTATATATTTCAAATCATTTTTCAAATCATTCATCAAAGTCACCGATTGTATATTGTAGAAAGAATATTTAAAACTGTTTCGTATTTCATCTGGAACAGGCAGTAGTAAAATGCAACTGAAACCACCTTAAACATTTATTCAACCACGGTTTAGTTGAACTACCCACATTACGGTTCATTCCAAGGCTTTCATTGACAAAACTATGATAAACAAATTTAACAAAACACTTTAAATTCATCAAAATGTTGCTTAAAGCAAATATTTGTGGCTTTATATCTACAAAATCAAGTTACGGATCCATAAGATCATTTAGAAAAATTAAAATTAAATCGAAATGTGGTTATATTCTCAAAGTCAATTAATATTAAAAAATGATATTTTGGGGGAAATGTCTTATGACTGCCAACTCTGATGGATCCTGTTTAAAAATTACATCAACAAACCTTTTTTTAGAAAGTGTAATGGATATTATCCGAGAACCTTTAATTGTCTTAGATGCAAATTTAAGGGTTATTACATTTAACGATCCATTTTCAAACTATTTTAATGTAGATCCTTCAGACACCGTGGGTAATTTAATTTACGATATAAATAATGGAGAATGGGACAGTCCTGATTTACGCAGACTCTTGGAAGATATTTTACCGGAATCACCCCCCATCAAAGACTTCGAAATGAACCACTTCTTTGAAAACGGCACCCCCAAAATCCTGAATCTAAATGCCCAGAGCTTTGAGTGTAGAGATCAAAAACCCATGATACTCATTTCAATTAACGATATCACCGAACACAAGCTAACCATAGAAAAACTTCAAGAAAGTGAAAAGCACTTTCAAGCTGTGCAGAAAAACTCCCTTGACAGGTTCACAATTCTCAAACCAGTGTACGATGATCAAGGTGAGATCGTGGACTTCAGCTACATATACCAGAATGCACAGGCTGCCAAAAGCACGGGTCGAAACTCTGAAGAAATTATTGGCCTTCGCATGACCGAACTGTGGCCCACCTTTACCCAGACAAACTTCTTTAATATGTACAAAGAGGCCGTGAACACTCAGGAGGTAGTTGAATTTGAAGAACACTACTCATCCGATGGGATTGATGACTGGTTTTATGCCACTGTTACTCCTATTCCAGATGGCATTGCCATATCAATTCAAATTGTCACGGACCATAAGAAAGCTCAAGAAAAATTAGTTGAAAGTAAGGAGAAATTAAACACTTTATTTGAAAACTTATCAGTTGGCATCTCTGTAATCGACAATGAAGGAAAAGTTATCTACGAAAATCCTGCGCTGGAAAGAATTTTAGGCCTATCTGAAACCGAGTTAAAACTTGGAAAGTATGGAGAGAGAAAGTATTACAATTCAGATTACTCTGAAATACCTCCAGATGAACTTCCAAGTAGCAGGGCATTTGAGGAACAGACACCAATTAAAGATATTGAAGTTGGAGTTCTAATAGACAACAACAACATGATATGGACCAATGTAAGTGCCATTCCACTGTCATTCCCAGATTGGAAAATGCTTTTAGTAACCTACGACATCACCAAAAGTAAAAAAGTTGAAGAAAAACTTCAAGAAAGTTATGAAAGGTTTAATCTGGCCCAGAAGGTGTCTAACATTGGTACATTTGAATGGAACATTCAAACAGGTGTGAACATCTGGACACCAGAATTAGAAGCCATCTACGGCCTTAAAGAAGGTGAGTTTCCAGGAACGCAGGGTGCTTGGGAAGAATTAGTTCATCCCGATGATAAGCAGAAAGCCATAAATGGTGTTGATATTGCTTTAAAAACTGGAGAACCTACAGAATCTGAATTTAGGGTGAAATGGGCTGATGGCAGTGTTCATTGGTTACTGGGACGTTGGCAGGTTATTAAGGGAGATGATGGAGAACTTTTGAAACTTATAGGTATCAATGTGGATATAACAGCGCTGAAGGAATATGAATTTAAACAGCAGAACTTACTTGAAAATGAGAAGGAACTCACCAATAAACTCCATATTTCAAATCAGGAGCTTGAAAAAGTTAATATTGAATTAATCCATCAGCAGGACGTTCAAAATAGACTAATTAGAAAGTTAGAGGTTTCAAATAAGGAACTGGAGCAGTTTGCCTATGTTGCAAGCCACGATCTGCAGGAGCCTTTGAGGATGGTGACCAGTTTCACCCAGCTCTTGGCCATGAAGTACAAGGATAAGCTGGATTCTGATGCAGATGATTACATTGAGTTTATAGTGGAAGGATCCCACAGGATGAAAGATTTGATAGATGATCTCTTGGCATACTCACGTCTTAACACAGAAAAAACTGAGTATCAATTCAGTGACCTTAACCAGCTCTTGGATAATGTGTTGTTGGGGATGAAAAATACCATTGTGGAAGAAGGTGTCCAGATCACTCGTGACGAGTTACCAACAGTAAGGTGTGACTCTTCACAGCTTGGCCAGGTCTTTCAGAATTTGATTTCGAACTCCATTAAATTCCATAAAACCAACCCTAAAATACATATTTCTGCCGAGGAAACTCGTGAAGAATGGATAGTTGGTGTGAGTGATGAAGGAATTGGTATCGATCCAGAACATCAGCAGCAAATTTTTGACGTCTTCAAACGACTGCATTCACGAAAAAAATATCCTGGAACTGGTATTGGACTCTCCATCTGTAAAAGAGTTGTGGAAAGACACAACGGAAAAATCTGGGTAGAATCCGAACTGGGATACGGATCAAGCTTCTACTTCACCCTACCCAAAAAAGCCATGAAACTTAACCAATCCATTTTAGAATATTGAATAAATTTTATTTCATGGGATTTTCCATATTAATAATTTTACTAATTTTTGTGTTTGAATTTTGGCATGATTTTGGCATAAATTATGCATGAATCACGCATGAATCGTGTATAACGCTTTATATGCCGTTTATGCATATGAGGGTCTATGTCATTTTTATCGCTGGTGGTGAAAAATCCATTCAGAAACAAAACTAGAAGTTCCCTTGCTATTGTTGGAATAGCAATTGGAATAATGGTTATAGTGGCACTTGGAATGATCACCGGAGGGCTTGAGAACTCAACACAGAGTACTCTGAAGGCAGGTTCGGCTGAAATTACAGTTAGCCAAGCCGGTTCATCCAATATGCAATCAGGCCAAACCATTAACCAGACTTATGTAAATGATTTACTCCCATTAAGTGGAGTTAAAAGTACTGCAGGTGTTTTAAGGGCAACAAACACCACTTCCGGAGCTTCAAGTTCCAATACCAGCCAGGCAGGTGGTTTTGGAGGTCTCTCCATCACAGGTGTAGACTCTGATAAACTGAGCTTACTGGGTGTTGACAGTGTTAATGGAACTGCTTTTACCAACGACAGTACTGACCAGGTTATAATAGGTAAAACTGCGGCAGAAAGTCTTAATAAAACTGTGGGTGACACCATAGATCTGTTTGGTAAAAACTTCACAGTGAAAGGAACCTTTGAAACAGGGAGTTTCATGACGGACAACGGTATTATGATGCCGCTTTCAACACTTCAAAATCTCACAAGCAATCAAGATAAGGTGAGCAGTGTTCTTGTGAAGGTAACTGACAATGCCAACGTGACCACTGTAAGCAACACCATACAAGATGCCTATCCTAACCAGCTTACCACATCAACAGCTGCTGATCAGGCCAACAGAATAAATCAGGGACTAGGATTCATAAACACAGCTAGTTGGGCAATATCTCTTTTAGCCATATTCATTGGGGCTGTTGGAGTTATTAACACCATGATAATGACTGTCTATGAAAGAACAAGGGAAATAGGAGTTTTAAAAGCTGTTGGATGGAAGGATACCAGAATATTGGGCATGATACTCGGAGAATCCATAGTTCTCACACTGCTGGCATTTGTTGCAGGAACACTGATAGCTGTGGTGGGTGTAGAGGTTTTACTTACCTTGGTACCATCTGTTGGAAGCGTTATAACACCGTCATTTTCTATCTACATATTCCTAAGGGCATTTGCAGTTGCACTGGTAGTGGGAGTCATAGGAGGACTTTATCCAGCATACAGGGCCAGCAGATTATCCCCAACGGAGGCACTGCGCTATGAATAACGAGAACATCATAGAAATAAAGGATTTGAAAAAGGGCTACGACAACGGTAAAATAAAAGCCCTGAATGGTATGAACTTAAACGTCAAAAAGGGAGAGTTCATATCCATAATGGGACCTTCAGGTTCTGGGAAATCATCATTACTTAACATGATCGGTGGTTTGGATGTTGCAGATGAAGGAACCATCAACGTGGCTGGGATCGATATGATGAAGACCAAGAACCTCAATAAATTTCGTTCCAAGGAGATCGGCTTCGTGTTCCAAATGCACAATCTGATACCGAATTTAACTGTGGTTGAAAACGTTGAAATTCCCATGTACGAAACCAACACCAGCTCAAAGGATATGAGAAAAAAAGCACTGGCACTTCTAAAATCTGTGGGACTTGAAGACAAGGTGGATCAAAAACCAACCAAACTATCAGGCGGACAAAGACAAAGGGTTGCAATAGCCAGAGCCCTTGTTAACAATCCATCAATAATTTTAGCAGACGAACCCACAGGTTCCTTGGATTCCAAAACTGGAGAAGTTATTCTAAACCTGTTAAAGGATCTGCATGCCAAAGAAAATGTTACGCTCGTTATGGTGACACACGAACCCTACGTCGGAAACATGGCAGAGAGGATAGTCACAGTTTTAGATGGAAAATGCTTATCAGACAAAAAAACATCGGAGTCAACTTAAAAAAAATATAATTTTCCATTATTTTTTTTAAAAAGAGCTTGAGAAACTGTTAATAAAATAAAGGGAGCTGTTGTAAACCTGTAAATTGTGTGAAACATTCTAAAATTTAGATATAATACAATTTTTTTTTAGAAGCAGAATGGTTTGAAGGAGTAGAAAATGGATAAACTGATTTGGTGGGTATTTGCCGGTACTGCCGGAGGACCGA is part of the Methanobacterium lacus genome and encodes:
- the lonB gene encoding ATP-dependent protease LonB; the encoded protein is MIIDQIIGQEEAVETVIKAAKQRRNVLLIGEPGIGKSMLAKGMAELLPPEELQDILVYPNMEDNNNPLIGALPAGEGKKVVNTYRIKAKSKDEKRNLLMMLVIGGILIAGVLTTQYLAAIIAAGIVLLIIMQMRPKNNMLVPKLLVNNEGKNMAPFVDGTGSHAGALLGDVRHDPYQSGGLGTPAHDRVEPGMIHKANKGVLYIDEIGTMKMKTQQELLTAMQEKKYSITGQSESSSGAMVSTDEVPCDFVLVASGNLQVLEGMHIALRSRIRGYGYEVFMKDSMKDSPENREKLVQFVAQEVKKDGRIPHFSSEAVQEIIHEAQRRSGKKDELTLRLRDLGGLVRAAGDIAKEESAPAVTIDHVLTAKKLARTLEQQIADRYIDQRKTYSVFESDGSKVGMVNGLAIIGDRSGILLPIAAEAAPAQSKDEGKIIATGKLGEIAKEAVQNVSAVIKKNTGTSITDHDIHIQFLQAYDGIEGDSASVSIATAVISALENVPVDQTVALTGSLSVRGDVMPVGGVTGKIEAAAEAGMKRVIIPDSNMADVLIEEKYKDKIEIIPVKTMSEVLENALSGTEKDRLVTKMKKITGKVPKDIIPTINNPTTH
- a CDS encoding ArsR/SmtB family transcription factor, whose amino-acid sequence is METKKMAKIFKALSNPNRLELYLQIVKQHETSYKTCGGCLISDITKSLNIGAPTISHHLKELSSAELIYTEKKGRYLVAKVNEDVVNQVNEYLKLQ
- a CDS encoding beta strand repeat-containing protein — encoded protein: MTNKLNLFFKRKAILLPLLLLSLGLIFNVSVTDVSATPVNTIYVNGSGGSDASDGSTWLLAKKTINNATGTAKSNGRVQIARGTYNESNIQINRNMTIIGENQLNTIVDGQQSGNSIFTVATDVKLTIINLTLTNGTSRSGGAIENTGTLAVYNTTFTGNSETYGQGGAIDNSKGSNLTVDNCNFINNTASDNGGGAISNFGTATISNSNFTNNSATSSYGGSNLGGAIENMYGATLNLDNCTFTNNIANSDFGGANHGGAIFNGGFLNMVNCTFTNNTTTGGGGAIYNNYDATITSDYSTFADNRSSYGGAVSNNRGTLNLDNCTFTHNISNYGGAISNYQGTLNLDNCTFTNNVVYDTAGGGAIYNSGGGVTVDNSKFTGNSASGYLAGGGAIYTENGALNVDNSTFTNNTASFWGGAIDNAGTLIVKNSTFTNNNVVTRGGAIFNTGTATVNFNRIYGNKAGTGNAIYNSDGTFDARYNWWGSNTNPSANISGSNVSYNPWIVLTVTPNPATIKIDGKSNINADLLHDSNGVYHDPGKGHVPDGLTVYFSSDSNGTVSPVSSITTNGKANTTFTGFNKGISKISATVDSETVIKSVTIKTTTKVNVEPVSGLKGDSVNLTARLTDNHNDPVKGAHIQFSINGTFLGTVKTNNNGIATLKYVITENKGTYPIFAEYGGNSTYIGTNNTNQLKVNTTPVNPVYDLYLRITSSNNHPKVGELFTLTYKLSNNGPDYVNNVTVKIPIPVGFNVSNITGDGNWTYNTKNSTITWTLTNVPVGDPYLYITGKTVKAGQYIFGSSLSSETLKLNSATLNSTSTTNKTDRTSTNTIAMQHTGVPIAGLLLAILMVIGGYIIPRLKK
- a CDS encoding DUF3892 domain-containing protein, translating into MEIDRINYWISEVCIKDGHIHSVRLYRDSELAYGLDQTWTVQQVIDTINKGYNINTIVNVKGRWVSGARVKIMTIGGTSYITTERDESAPDNLENLPKF
- a CDS encoding DUF5518 domain-containing protein, with amino-acid sequence MNDLKNDLKYIILGIVLAFIITLGFTKIFMGGLYFIFASFLITGIIVGYLTSGDTKDVAINGMVVGFIGSIIFILFVSIMTMLTSTPHMSTSIVIMSIGGTLMFGIVAGVIFGIICAIGSIIGSYIKSKT
- a CDS encoding PAS domain S-box protein, which encodes MTANSDGSCLKITSTNLFLESVMDIIREPLIVLDANLRVITFNDPFSNYFNVDPSDTVGNLIYDINNGEWDSPDLRRLLEDILPESPPIKDFEMNHFFENGTPKILNLNAQSFECRDQKPMILISINDITEHKLTIEKLQESEKHFQAVQKNSLDRFTILKPVYDDQGEIVDFSYIYQNAQAAKSTGRNSEEIIGLRMTELWPTFTQTNFFNMYKEAVNTQEVVEFEEHYSSDGIDDWFYATVTPIPDGIAISIQIVTDHKKAQEKLVESKEKLNTLFENLSVGISVIDNEGKVIYENPALERILGLSETELKLGKYGERKYYNSDYSEIPPDELPSSRAFEEQTPIKDIEVGVLIDNNNMIWTNVSAIPLSFPDWKMLLVTYDITKSKKVEEKLQESYERFNLAQKVSNIGTFEWNIQTGVNIWTPELEAIYGLKEGEFPGTQGAWEELVHPDDKQKAINGVDIALKTGEPTESEFRVKWADGSVHWLLGRWQVIKGDDGELLKLIGINVDITALKEYEFKQQNLLENEKELTNKLHISNQELEKVNIELIHQQDVQNRLIRKLEVSNKELEQFAYVASHDLQEPLRMVTSFTQLLAMKYKDKLDSDADDYIEFIVEGSHRMKDLIDDLLAYSRLNTEKTEYQFSDLNQLLDNVLLGMKNTIVEEGVQITRDELPTVRCDSSQLGQVFQNLISNSIKFHKTNPKIHISAEETREEWIVGVSDEGIGIDPEHQQQIFDVFKRLHSRKKYPGTGIGLSICKRVVERHNGKIWVESELGYGSSFYFTLPKKAMKLNQSILEY
- a CDS encoding ABC transporter permease, translated to MSFLSLVVKNPFRNKTRSSLAIVGIAIGIMVIVALGMITGGLENSTQSTLKAGSAEITVSQAGSSNMQSGQTINQTYVNDLLPLSGVKSTAGVLRATNTTSGASSSNTSQAGGFGGLSITGVDSDKLSLLGVDSVNGTAFTNDSTDQVIIGKTAAESLNKTVGDTIDLFGKNFTVKGTFETGSFMTDNGIMMPLSTLQNLTSNQDKVSSVLVKVTDNANVTTVSNTIQDAYPNQLTTSTAADQANRINQGLGFINTASWAISLLAIFIGAVGVINTMIMTVYERTREIGVLKAVGWKDTRILGMILGESIVLTLLAFVAGTLIAVVGVEVLLTLVPSVGSVITPSFSIYIFLRAFAVALVVGVIGGLYPAYRASRLSPTEALRYE
- a CDS encoding ABC transporter ATP-binding protein gives rise to the protein MNNENIIEIKDLKKGYDNGKIKALNGMNLNVKKGEFISIMGPSGSGKSSLLNMIGGLDVADEGTINVAGIDMMKTKNLNKFRSKEIGFVFQMHNLIPNLTVVENVEIPMYETNTSSKDMRKKALALLKSVGLEDKVDQKPTKLSGGQRQRVAIARALVNNPSIILADEPTGSLDSKTGEVILNLLKDLHAKENVTLVMVTHEPYVGNMAERIVTVLDGKCLSDKKTSEST